One segment of Niveibacterium microcysteis DNA contains the following:
- a CDS encoding DUF2917 domain-containing protein produces MKVNLTHGAIDLAQGKLLSLDAAGGWTLQVSHGSIWVTSPDMPGDHFIHGGQKIRLSGASRVVVEALRDCAIQLAPASATPKSPARRAAAPVTAFNACAA; encoded by the coding sequence ATGAAAGTGAATCTAACACACGGCGCAATTGATCTAGCGCAAGGGAAGCTGCTGTCACTTGACGCAGCAGGCGGCTGGACGCTGCAGGTCAGCCACGGCAGCATCTGGGTCACCAGCCCGGATATGCCCGGCGATCACTTCATTCATGGCGGTCAGAAGATCCGCCTGTCGGGTGCTTCACGTGTCGTTGTCGAAGCCCTGCGGGACTGCGCAATCCAGCTCGCCCCCGCAAGCGCAACGCCGAAGTCGCCTGCCCGGCGCGCCGCAGCGCCGGTCACCGCTTTC